In the genome of Nocardia terpenica, one region contains:
- a CDS encoding D-alanine--D-alanine ligase family protein: protein MRIVVVCGGVSSERSVSMSSGLTVTKALIAAHHDVVVLDPAQQPSVLIGGSGSGTDHLFDLEIQAELPGSGVGRCGASFLDSLMAPDVWDQLRGADIVFVALHGGWGEDGHVQALFEMAGIPFTGASSVACNFSYRKSRSLQLLKAAGVPTPEHVVWESQVRSVPADAIAMVNRGPVVVKPDTEGSSVGAHLVDNAVQIESIKNNTADLVIGPYLPGREFTVGVIGDTVLPPVEINNIRALFDYQSKYRREVSCQCPAPVDDALNERLKKYALSAHQALAFDSTMYSRIDFRCDADENPFVLEVNALPGLSPVSLLPLAAMQLGWSYLELIESLINLKLSSIRRCRSVSASSG from the coding sequence ATGCGGATAGTAGTAGTTTGCGGTGGAGTAAGTTCCGAACGAAGTGTCTCGATGTCTTCTGGTCTGACTGTAACGAAAGCTCTAATCGCCGCGCATCACGACGTTGTCGTGCTCGATCCGGCACAGCAGCCGTCGGTGCTCATCGGCGGTTCCGGCTCGGGTACAGACCACCTCTTCGACCTGGAGATCCAGGCTGAACTGCCTGGTTCCGGCGTCGGTCGGTGCGGAGCCTCATTTCTCGACTCGCTGATGGCACCCGATGTGTGGGATCAGCTCAGAGGCGCGGACATCGTCTTCGTCGCCCTGCATGGCGGATGGGGCGAGGACGGGCATGTGCAGGCACTGTTCGAGATGGCCGGTATCCCTTTCACGGGCGCGAGTAGCGTGGCATGCAATTTCTCGTACCGGAAAAGTCGAAGTCTTCAGCTGTTAAAAGCAGCCGGAGTACCGACACCTGAGCACGTTGTGTGGGAAAGCCAGGTACGGTCGGTGCCTGCCGATGCTATCGCGATGGTAAATCGGGGACCTGTCGTCGTCAAACCTGATACTGAAGGCTCAAGTGTAGGCGCTCATTTGGTCGATAATGCAGTACAGATCGAATCGATCAAGAACAATACCGCTGATCTGGTAATCGGTCCCTACCTCCCGGGCCGGGAGTTCACAGTCGGCGTCATCGGCGATACGGTGCTGCCACCGGTCGAGATCAACAATATTCGCGCCTTGTTCGATTACCAGTCCAAGTATCGAAGGGAAGTTTCCTGTCAATGCCCCGCCCCTGTCGATGATGCATTGAACGAGCGTCTGAAAAAGTATGCTCTCAGTGCACACCAAGCGCTCGCCTTCGACTCGACGATGTATTCGAGAATAGATTTCCGGTGCGACGCGGACGAAAATCCATTTGTGCTAGAGGTGAATGCACTTCCTGGCCTCTCGCCGGTGAGTTTGTTGCCTCTGGCGGCCATGCAGCTGGGCTGGAGCTATCTGGAGTTGATCGAATCCTTGATCAACCTGAAGCTTAGTAGTATTCGGAGATGTCGGTCCGTTTCAGCATCCAGCGGTTAA
- a CDS encoding class I SAM-dependent methyltransferase, with protein MIIEHHPAELLDTYLEICSGEQLFVSQALAAFDAVDSLGSMLDCAVGTGFGTIPLLRSGLPLVCSDGSAEMIERFHLNCRRAGLGNRSILAQWADLPNYFPAVFDLVMCRGNSLAYADSWDDEEAPNPDPERIGRHLRGMAGALRSGGALLLDIPDTRDITSDVSYVTENGGLTRDGLRVAIVDEVHVSLAHRLRRWRTTMTIDGTVYGFERTSHLIQLEEVRSDLKACGFDEVKTLEIRNIRDNFISLLAIKL; from the coding sequence TTGATTATTGAACACCATCCGGCAGAGCTTCTCGACACATATCTGGAGATCTGTTCGGGAGAGCAGCTGTTCGTATCCCAGGCACTCGCGGCTTTCGATGCGGTAGATTCGCTTGGCAGTATGCTCGACTGTGCAGTCGGTACCGGATTCGGGACGATCCCGTTGTTGCGGTCTGGTCTACCGCTCGTTTGCTCAGATGGCAGCGCCGAGATGATAGAAAGATTTCACCTGAACTGCAGACGTGCGGGGCTGGGAAACCGGTCGATTCTGGCCCAATGGGCAGACCTGCCGAACTACTTTCCGGCCGTCTTCGACCTGGTAATGTGCCGGGGGAATTCATTGGCGTACGCCGACTCGTGGGACGACGAGGAAGCTCCCAACCCCGATCCGGAAAGAATCGGTCGGCACCTGCGCGGTATGGCGGGAGCGCTGCGCAGCGGCGGTGCGTTGCTGTTGGACATCCCGGATACCCGTGACATCACATCAGATGTCTCCTATGTCACGGAGAACGGCGGGTTAACCAGGGATGGTCTGCGTGTGGCGATTGTCGACGAAGTGCACGTATCACTGGCGCACCGTCTCAGACGATGGCGCACGACAATGACGATCGACGGGACGGTATATGGGTTCGAAAGAACGTCGCATCTGATTCAATTGGAGGAAGTTCGGTCCGACTTAAAGGCGTGCGGCTTCGACGAAGTGAAAACACTTGAGATCAGGAATATTCGAGATAATTTCATTTCACTCTTGGCGATAAAGTTGTAG
- a CDS encoding TPR repeat region-containing protein has product MPSRSELDRWNLQTLKDWATTVHGGNEKFLEEIDKSRKYFTDAGHDWKGAAYTAAYDRVGQDHDEARKIYRDIGDFLDTFGPAVDNVDSHRTVLRAKAGDAEQARLKVADNWQVSGEDAAAVQSHQDAINTAYRELAQAEAELGRLLSERGELVRAAGDLFGSAIEVDEAASQGGRLGGEDGKRLADAARTHDQAAIDAIAAGMPQYYLTPQDLQDLADGKNVTTIPADVQDYYHEFFTNSGKDGLFALSDRLTQSEELARGAGITTPAAAVQRDNLANAIMMLSNEKVGSTGPDGQFRPGGMNQLPSYMQHLVSDRLESTPPKTALEFKDRLADQSKFARLLGEANPGFTPGKAMGGQLAVTGASLAGYVDGKTQSVNDLVDRFKYVGPTGLSQEFFDQDKPQIKDAARAFLDLGVRNHEVDYNLLTDPPAQVTTPGDIYSDPKTFRNEVFGHDWGDKGKVASGLYSWAGEHAHDQTPDGDLSRKTIAALPHVFAPADDKHPEQLARSGDHTVFQNNADLFKKNPELATGLSKVLAPNLDALADPRQGQSLALPTGGPHVYPQLTSTEVRLSRDDGDRLLFLANQSEDGRNLLETGRALREAAIYDQAMREGGNNVGDWLSNNEDFNHFQSLNDRMTVQHYNALFQQDNMNAEETAKHLQEVYDSKQKAADIAKELVTNAVPMDKITKPATDLLPSVVGDPVNKYGTGLPAKWMDSAIEAWNPKPDPIHVQDPNVNNISAELSHETRNKLLDAAYRNGQLPSDLLNADHNGPIHVADQNPKGTSDALTRYLHDRGLTDYMRESEQSGDIAIAMGLKDDRQKLQNFLDGGSEKLEMK; this is encoded by the coding sequence ATGCCGAGCCGTTCCGAGCTGGACCGCTGGAACCTGCAAACGCTGAAGGACTGGGCCACAACCGTTCACGGCGGCAACGAGAAGTTCCTGGAAGAGATCGACAAGTCACGCAAGTACTTCACCGACGCCGGGCACGATTGGAAGGGCGCGGCCTACACCGCCGCCTACGACCGGGTCGGCCAGGACCACGACGAGGCCCGCAAGATCTACCGGGATATCGGTGACTTCCTCGACACCTTCGGGCCCGCGGTCGACAACGTCGACTCCCACCGCACCGTGTTACGCGCCAAGGCCGGTGACGCCGAGCAGGCGAGGCTGAAAGTCGCCGACAATTGGCAGGTCTCCGGGGAAGACGCCGCCGCCGTGCAGTCCCATCAGGACGCCATCAACACCGCCTACCGCGAATTGGCGCAGGCCGAGGCCGAACTCGGGCGCCTGCTCAGCGAGCGCGGCGAACTGGTCCGCGCCGCCGGTGACCTGTTCGGCTCCGCCATCGAAGTGGACGAAGCCGCGTCCCAGGGCGGTCGCCTCGGCGGCGAGGACGGCAAACGGCTGGCCGACGCCGCCCGCACGCACGACCAAGCGGCGATCGACGCCATCGCAGCGGGTATGCCGCAGTACTACCTGACCCCGCAAGACCTCCAAGACCTGGCCGACGGCAAGAACGTCACCACCATTCCCGCCGACGTGCAGGACTACTACCACGAATTCTTCACCAACTCCGGCAAAGACGGACTGTTCGCGCTCTCGGATCGGCTCACCCAATCCGAAGAACTCGCCAGGGGCGCCGGTATCACCACCCCGGCCGCAGCGGTGCAGCGGGACAACCTGGCCAACGCCATCATGATGCTGTCCAACGAAAAGGTCGGCAGCACCGGCCCCGACGGCCAATTCCGGCCCGGCGGCATGAACCAGCTGCCCAGCTATATGCAACACCTGGTGTCGGACCGGCTGGAGTCCACCCCACCCAAGACCGCGCTGGAATTCAAGGACCGCCTCGCCGACCAATCCAAATTCGCGCGGCTGCTCGGCGAGGCGAACCCCGGTTTCACACCGGGCAAGGCGATGGGCGGGCAGCTGGCCGTCACCGGCGCCAGCCTCGCCGGCTACGTCGACGGCAAGACCCAGTCGGTAAACGATCTGGTCGACCGGTTCAAATACGTCGGCCCTACCGGCCTGTCCCAAGAATTCTTCGACCAGGACAAACCGCAGATCAAAGACGCCGCCCGCGCCTTCCTCGACCTCGGCGTCCGCAACCACGAGGTCGACTACAACCTCCTCACCGATCCCCCCGCACAAGTCACCACCCCCGGCGACATCTACAGCGACCCGAAAACCTTCCGCAACGAAGTCTTCGGGCATGACTGGGGCGACAAAGGCAAGGTCGCCTCCGGCCTGTACAGCTGGGCAGGCGAACACGCCCACGACCAAACACCCGACGGCGACCTCTCACGCAAAACCATCGCCGCACTACCCCACGTGTTCGCCCCCGCAGACGACAAGCACCCCGAGCAGCTGGCGAGATCGGGAGACCACACCGTCTTCCAGAACAACGCCGACCTTTTCAAGAAGAACCCCGAACTGGCCACCGGGCTGTCGAAGGTACTCGCACCCAATCTGGATGCGCTCGCCGACCCCAGGCAGGGGCAATCGCTGGCTCTACCTACCGGAGGCCCGCATGTGTATCCCCAGCTCACCTCCACCGAGGTGCGGCTCAGCCGTGACGACGGGGACCGACTGTTGTTCCTGGCCAACCAATCCGAGGACGGCCGCAACCTGCTCGAGACCGGCCGGGCGCTCCGCGAGGCCGCCATCTACGACCAGGCGATGCGGGAAGGCGGAAACAACGTCGGAGACTGGCTTTCCAACAACGAGGACTTCAATCACTTCCAAAGCTTGAACGACCGGATGACCGTCCAGCATTACAACGCCCTGTTCCAGCAGGACAACATGAACGCCGAGGAAACCGCGAAACACCTGCAAGAGGTCTACGACAGCAAACAGAAAGCTGCGGACATCGCAAAAGAGCTGGTCACCAACGCAGTTCCCATGGACAAAATCACCAAACCGGCCACCGACCTTCTTCCCAGCGTAGTCGGTGATCCCGTCAACAAGTATGGCACCGGCCTGCCTGCAAAATGGATGGACTCCGCGATCGAAGCCTGGAACCCCAAGCCCGATCCGATCCATGTCCAAGATCCGAACGTCAACAACATTTCCGCGGAGTTAAGTCACGAAACGAGGAACAAGCTACTGGACGCAGCCTATCGAAACGGTCAGCTACCCTCGGACCTGCTCAACGCCGATCACAACGGACCGATCCATGTAGCGGACCAAAACCCGAAAGGCACGAGCGATGCGCTGACGCGGTACTTGCACGATCGAGGTTTGACAGACTATATGCGTGAGTCGGAACAGTCCGGCGACATCGCCATTGCGATGGGCCTGAAGGACGATCGGCAAAAGCTCCAGAACTTCCTTGATGGAGGATCCGAAAAGCTGGAGATGAAATGA